The Leptospira langatensis genome includes a window with the following:
- a CDS encoding DNA-methyltransferase, with product MNISLFHGAARVVLKSGRKRGFIDSVVTSPPYFQKRKYLAENHPLRGFEIGRERSLSEYVEHLAGTFQDLIPWLKPTATIFVNIGDTFRNGCSLSVPWEFKRAMQARGFQFVQELPWIKSYSTDDGNVGSSRPESAKRRFTVGHEYVLLFVLDQKKYFLDKSKVSVPLSGVDPKNPQVHVALKSMGGNAVGNYGGVGKKKYIDHGAEDPSALKRRILSRKMDKMLSGDFTASRRAAWFIPTPNSTGENTAQGPERLFEICIQSGSPEKAVILDPFMGPGTVGRVCLRNGRSFVGIDIDESMVQEFRDYVMEAGAGKLQREKKGTFTHYFSNKVQERKWKSIA from the coding sequence GTGAATATAAGTTTGTTTCACGGAGCTGCTCGAGTTGTTCTTAAATCCGGTAGAAAAAGGGGATTTATAGATTCGGTCGTTACCTCTCCCCCATATTTTCAAAAAAGGAAATATTTGGCGGAAAATCATCCATTAAGAGGATTTGAGATTGGAAGGGAACGAAGTCTTTCTGAATACGTTGAACATTTAGCCGGAACGTTTCAAGATCTCATTCCCTGGTTAAAACCAACCGCTACAATCTTTGTAAACATAGGAGATACTTTCAGAAATGGATGTTCTCTGTCGGTTCCCTGGGAATTTAAGCGGGCAATGCAAGCAAGGGGATTTCAATTTGTTCAGGAACTTCCTTGGATAAAATCGTATTCTACTGATGATGGCAACGTTGGTTCTTCTCGCCCAGAATCGGCGAAGAGACGGTTTACTGTCGGGCATGAGTATGTGTTGCTCTTCGTTTTAGATCAGAAGAAATATTTCTTAGATAAAAGCAAGGTTTCAGTTCCACTATCGGGTGTTGACCCCAAAAATCCACAGGTCCACGTTGCTTTAAAAAGTATGGGTGGAAATGCGGTAGGGAATTACGGTGGAGTCGGGAAAAAGAAATATATTGATCATGGTGCCGAGGACCCATCTGCTTTAAAAAGGCGTATTTTGTCTAGAAAAATGGATAAGATGCTCAGCGGAGATTTTACCGCTTCTCGCCGTGCTGCTTGGTTTATTCCCACCCCGAATTCTACTGGGGAAAATACTGCCCAGGGTCCGGAAAGATTGTTTGAGATTTGCATTCAGTCGGGAAGTCCAGAAAAGGCCGTTATTCTCGATCCATTTATGGGTCCGGGAACAGTTGGAAGAGTATGCCTTAGGAATGGTCGGTCTTTTGTTGGAATCGACATTGATGAGAGCATGGTTCAGGAATTCCGGGATTACGTTATGGAAGCTGGTGCAGGGAAATTGCAGCGTGAAAAGAAAGGAACCTTTACGCATTACTTTTCAAATAAGGTTCAAGAGAGAAAATGGAAATCAATCGCCTAA